One part of the Glycine soja cultivar W05 chromosome 11, ASM419377v2, whole genome shotgun sequence genome encodes these proteins:
- the LOC114375629 gene encoding nudix hydrolase 16, mitochondrial-like isoform X1: MSELVARTGRHQQRYENGYRLVSGCVPFRYKSSNDCGDSSSEKIVEVLMINSPSGPGLLFPKGGWENDETVEQAAVREAVEEAGVRGDIMDFLGYYEFRSKTHQDEFSPEGLCKAAMFALFVKEELELWPEQSTRNRRWLAVSEALESLRHAWMRDALECFCKWHEDKLVNGREE; encoded by the exons ATGTCTGAATTGGTGGCCCGTACGGGCCGGCATCAGCAGCGGTACGAGAACGGTTATCGTCTTGTTTCTGG GTGTGTTCCATTTAGATATAAAAGTTCTAATGATTGTGGAGACTCTAGTTCTGAGAAGATTGTTGAAGTGCTTATGATAAATTCACCAAGCGGACCTGGTCTTTTGTTTCCCAAG GGAGGTTGGGAGAATGACGAAACTGTTGAGCAGGCAGCTGTAAGGGAAGCTGTAGAAGAAGCAGGAGTTCGAGGAGACATAATG GATTTTCTTGGATACTATGAGTTTAGGAGTAAGACCCATCAAGATGAGTTTAGTCCAGAAGGTTTATGTAAAGCAGCAATGTTTGCTTTGTTTGTTAAGGAAGAACTTGAGTTATGGCCTGAGCAAAGTACCAGAAATAGGAGATGGCTAGCTGTGTCGGAGGCACTTGAAAGCCTCCGGCATGCGTGGATGAGGGATGCCCTGGAATGCTTTTGTAAATGGCATGAGGATAAGTTGGTGAATGGAAGGGAAGAATAA
- the LOC114375629 gene encoding nudix hydrolase 16, mitochondrial-like isoform X2, giving the protein MSELVARTGRHQQRCVPFRYKSSNDCGDSSSEKIVEVLMINSPSGPGLLFPKGGWENDETVEQAAVREAVEEAGVRGDIMDFLGYYEFRSKTHQDEFSPEGLCKAAMFALFVKEELELWPEQSTRNRRWLAVSEALESLRHAWMRDALECFCKWHEDKLVNGREE; this is encoded by the exons ATGTCTGAATTGGTGGCCCGTACGGGCCGGCATCAGCAGCG GTGTGTTCCATTTAGATATAAAAGTTCTAATGATTGTGGAGACTCTAGTTCTGAGAAGATTGTTGAAGTGCTTATGATAAATTCACCAAGCGGACCTGGTCTTTTGTTTCCCAAG GGAGGTTGGGAGAATGACGAAACTGTTGAGCAGGCAGCTGTAAGGGAAGCTGTAGAAGAAGCAGGAGTTCGAGGAGACATAATG GATTTTCTTGGATACTATGAGTTTAGGAGTAAGACCCATCAAGATGAGTTTAGTCCAGAAGGTTTATGTAAAGCAGCAATGTTTGCTTTGTTTGTTAAGGAAGAACTTGAGTTATGGCCTGAGCAAAGTACCAGAAATAGGAGATGGCTAGCTGTGTCGGAGGCACTTGAAAGCCTCCGGCATGCGTGGATGAGGGATGCCCTGGAATGCTTTTGTAAATGGCATGAGGATAAGTTGGTGAATGGAAGGGAAGAATAA